A single genomic interval of Halococcus sediminicola harbors:
- the mce gene encoding methylmalonyl-CoA epimerase — protein MHIDHAGIATDDANGLADLYADLFDTPVVHEERFDGMEVRFLDFEDGYFELLEPVEDGTIARYLDSNGPGIHHLALATDDIVGALDRMDDHGVEAIDEEPRAGAWGHEVAFLHPKSTGGILVELVEH, from the coding sequence ATGCACATCGACCACGCCGGCATCGCCACCGACGACGCCAACGGCCTCGCCGACCTCTATGCCGACCTGTTCGACACACCGGTCGTCCACGAGGAGCGCTTCGACGGGATGGAGGTTCGATTTCTCGACTTCGAGGACGGCTATTTCGAACTGCTCGAGCCGGTCGAGGACGGAACCATCGCACGCTATCTCGACAGCAATGGTCCCGGAATCCACCACCTCGCGCTGGCGACCGACGACATCGTGGGCGCGCTCGACAGGATGGACGACCACGGCGTCGAAGCCATCGACGAGGAGCCGAGAGCGGGCGCGTGGGGCCACGAGGTCGCCTTCCTGCATCCGAAATCGACGGGCGGGATTCTCGTCGAGTTGGTCGAACACTAG
- the nuoK gene encoding NADH-quinone oxidoreductase subunit NuoK, translating to MVPVQYYLLLSAGLFCIGLFGILTRRNALVFLMSVELMLTAANINFVAFSFQHGNLTGQVFSLFTIALAAAEVAVGIGIVLVLYRNFRGVDVTEAATMRW from the coding sequence ATGGTTCCCGTCCAGTACTACCTCCTCCTGTCGGCAGGGCTGTTCTGTATCGGTCTGTTCGGGATTCTCACCCGCCGGAACGCGCTCGTCTTCCTCATGAGTGTGGAACTCATGCTCACCGCTGCCAACATCAACTTCGTTGCCTTTTCGTTCCAGCACGGGAATCTCACCGGACAGGTGTTCAGTTTGTTCACGATCGCACTCGCCGCGGCGGAGGTCGCGGTCGGCATCGGCATCGTCCTCGTCCTCTACCGCAACTTCCGCGGCGTGGACGTGACTGAAGCAGCGACGATGAGGTGGTGA
- a CDS encoding NAD-dependent epimerase/dehydratase family protein, protein MNGQRVLVTGGAGFIGSNLANHLAADNDVIALDDGFLGTPENLDSEVEFVETSVLDDDLPTDVDVVFHLAALSSGPMHEENPQKGARVNVEGFVNTVEQARADGCDTVVYASTSSIYGDRTEPSPEDMEVKARTGYEASKLARERYGEYFAHYYDMDMAGLRFFSVYQGYGGAEEHKGEFANLIAQFADDIANGDSPVIYGDGTQTRDFTHVDDIVRGLERAAEERLTGIYNLGTGESYTINTLVERLTDELDSDIEPEYIENPIPDHAYVHDTMADTSKMKAATGWEPEIDFDEGIRRVCAQYQ, encoded by the coding sequence ATGAACGGACAGCGCGTGCTCGTCACCGGCGGTGCGGGGTTCATCGGTTCGAACCTCGCGAACCACCTCGCGGCGGACAACGACGTGATCGCCCTCGACGACGGCTTCCTCGGTACCCCCGAGAACCTCGATTCTGAAGTCGAGTTCGTCGAAACGAGTGTGCTTGACGACGACCTCCCGACCGACGTCGACGTCGTCTTCCACCTCGCGGCGCTCTCGTCGGGCCCGATGCACGAAGAGAACCCCCAGAAGGGCGCACGGGTCAACGTTGAAGGCTTCGTCAACACCGTCGAGCAGGCCCGCGCCGACGGCTGCGACACCGTGGTCTACGCCTCGACCTCCTCGATCTACGGCGACCGTACCGAACCCTCACCGGAAGACATGGAGGTGAAAGCTCGTACGGGGTACGAGGCTTCGAAACTCGCCCGCGAGCGCTACGGCGAGTACTTCGCCCACTACTACGACATGGACATGGCCGGCCTCCGCTTCTTCTCGGTCTATCAGGGCTACGGCGGCGCCGAGGAACACAAGGGTGAGTTCGCCAACCTCATCGCCCAGTTCGCCGACGACATCGCCAACGGCGACTCGCCGGTGATCTACGGCGACGGCACGCAGACGCGCGATTTCACCCACGTCGACGACATCGTTCGCGGCCTCGAACGTGCCGCCGAGGAGCGCCTGACGGGCATCTACAACCTCGGGACGGGAGAGAGCTACACCATCAACACGCTCGTCGAGCGCCTTACCGACGAACTCGATTCGGATATCGAGCCCGAATACATCGAGAACCCGATCCCCGACCACGCCTACGTCCACGACACGATGGCCGACACCTCGAAGATGAAGGCGGCGACCGGCTGGGAACCCGAGATCGACTTCGACGAAGGTATCCGGCGCGTCTGCGCACAGTACCAGTAA
- the rocF gene encoding arginase has translation MTIRTIGVPMDLGADRRGVDMGPSAIRYAGLSAALDGIDRSTVERGDLTVPHAEERDPDEETSNAKYLAEIESICTRLADEVAGTLADGALPLVLGGDHSIAIGTLAGASRGADIGAVWFDAHSDVNTPATTPSGNVHGMPLAAALGMGSFADTPWANASNLAEENVALVGLRSVDDPERERIRDSEMTAFTMSDIDERGVVSVTEEALAVATDGVDGMHVSLDMDWLDPSHAPGVGTPVRGGVTYREAHSAMELVADHDDALRSLEVVEVNPILDSHNETAELATELAASALGKRVL, from the coding sequence ATGACGATTCGGACTATCGGCGTCCCGATGGATCTCGGTGCCGACCGGCGTGGCGTCGACATGGGCCCGTCGGCGATACGGTATGCCGGTCTGTCGGCGGCGCTCGACGGTATCGACCGCTCGACCGTCGAGCGGGGCGATCTCACGGTGCCACACGCCGAGGAGCGCGACCCGGACGAGGAGACGAGCAACGCGAAGTATCTCGCCGAGATCGAGTCGATCTGTACGCGACTCGCCGACGAGGTGGCCGGCACGCTCGCCGACGGCGCGCTGCCGCTCGTCCTCGGCGGCGACCACTCCATCGCCATCGGCACGCTCGCGGGCGCATCGCGGGGGGCCGACATCGGCGCGGTCTGGTTCGACGCCCACAGCGACGTCAACACGCCCGCAACCACTCCGTCAGGAAACGTCCACGGCATGCCGCTGGCGGCCGCACTCGGGATGGGGAGCTTCGCCGACACGCCGTGGGCGAACGCCTCGAACCTCGCCGAGGAGAACGTCGCGCTCGTCGGCTTGCGCAGCGTCGACGATCCAGAACGCGAGCGCATCCGCGACAGCGAGATGACGGCGTTCACGATGTCCGACATCGACGAGCGTGGCGTCGTCTCGGTCACCGAGGAGGCGCTCGCCGTCGCCACCGACGGCGTCGACGGGATGCACGTGAGCCTCGATATGGACTGGCTTGATCCCTCCCACGCGCCCGGCGTGGGCACTCCCGTCAGAGGGGGCGTCACCTACCGCGAGGCCCACTCGGCGATGGAACTGGTGGCCGACCACGACGACGCGCTGCGCTCGCTCGAAGTCGTCGAAGTGAATCCGATCCTCGACTCGCACAACGAGACCGCCGAACTCGCCACCGAACTCGCCGCGAGCGCGCTCGGCAAGCGCGTGCTGTAG
- a CDS encoding Rrf2 family transcriptional regulator — translation MSSIELTDSQKKILQELVDLYRESESAVKGEAIADMVDRNPGTIRNQMQSLKALQLVEGVPGPKGGYKPTANAYSALDIEEMDEPESVPLSHNGEVVENVNVQEIDLLSVHHPEKCRAEIHIQGSVRDFHEGDTVTVGPTPKSSLAITGRVDGVVDTDNTIILDTQNMKAPAED, via the coding sequence ATGTCATCTATCGAACTCACCGACAGTCAGAAGAAGATTCTCCAGGAGCTCGTCGACCTCTATCGCGAGAGCGAGAGTGCGGTCAAGGGCGAAGCCATCGCCGACATGGTCGACCGCAATCCCGGCACCATCCGCAACCAGATGCAGAGCCTGAAAGCGCTCCAGCTCGTCGAAGGTGTCCCGGGACCGAAAGGCGGCTACAAACCCACGGCCAACGCCTACAGCGCGCTCGACATCGAGGAGATGGACGAGCCCGAATCCGTCCCGCTCAGCCACAATGGCGAAGTCGTCGAGAACGTCAACGTCCAAGAGATCGACCTCCTCAGCGTCCACCACCCCGAGAAGTGCCGTGCGGAGATCCACATTCAGGGCTCCGTTCGAGATTTCCACGAGGGTGATACCGTGACCGTTGGACCGACGCCGAAATCGAGTCTTGCCATCACGGGCCGGGTCGATGGTGTGGTCGACACCGACAACACGATCATTCTCGACACACAGAACATGAAAGCGCCCGCCGAGGACTGA
- a CDS encoding complex I subunit 4 family protein produces the protein MIIELLLAFCLVGAVVVFVLPDEYAPMGALAASLFPLVTSLVMWFDFDGSGNAFLAGGDLAYETMVQWISLGPYAINWHVGVDGISMPLVVLATLLTTLAILTAWTPIDERRSQFYGLMLLLEAGLLGVFVALDFFAWLVFWEVVLVPMYMLIGVWGGPRRKYAAVKFFVYTNLATLVMFLGFMALVFGLGDSVSTLDMPAITQAIRAGELGSLAGVAPGTIKTVAFIAMFAGFAVKVPIVPVHTWLPDAHVEAPTPASVMLAGVLLKMGTYALLRFNFTMLPDVAAELAPFIALLAAVSVIYGAMLALAQQDLKRIVAYSSISSMGFVILGLIAYTEYGLGGATFQMISHGLLSGLLFACVGVIYNTTHTRMVGDMSGLADRMPVTTGMFVAGSFGYMGLPFMAGFMGEYFIFQGAFAADFAGSMVFTAVSMFGIVIVAGYFLYAMQRTLFGEYRLETDYQVGRAAVHDIVPLAVLVVFVIVLGTAPNIFFDMITDAVGPMLGGGL, from the coding sequence GTGATCATCGAACTCCTGCTCGCGTTCTGTCTCGTCGGTGCGGTCGTGGTGTTCGTCCTGCCCGACGAGTACGCGCCCATGGGTGCGCTCGCGGCGAGTCTGTTCCCGCTCGTGACGAGCCTCGTCATGTGGTTCGACTTCGACGGTTCGGGCAACGCCTTCCTCGCGGGTGGCGATTTGGCCTACGAGACGATGGTCCAGTGGATATCGCTGGGACCGTATGCAATCAATTGGCACGTCGGCGTCGACGGCATCAGCATGCCGCTGGTCGTCCTCGCCACGCTGCTGACGACGCTGGCCATCCTGACGGCGTGGACGCCCATCGACGAGCGGCGCTCGCAGTTCTACGGGCTGATGCTGCTCCTCGAAGCGGGCCTGCTCGGCGTGTTCGTCGCGCTCGATTTCTTCGCGTGGCTCGTCTTCTGGGAGGTCGTGCTGGTCCCGATGTACATGCTCATCGGCGTCTGGGGCGGCCCACGGAGAAAGTACGCCGCCGTGAAGTTCTTCGTCTACACCAACCTCGCGACGCTGGTGATGTTCCTCGGGTTCATGGCGCTCGTGTTCGGACTCGGCGATTCGGTGTCGACGCTCGACATGCCGGCGATCACACAGGCGATCCGCGCCGGTGAACTCGGCTCGCTCGCTGGCGTCGCGCCGGGAACCATCAAGACCGTGGCCTTCATCGCCATGTTCGCCGGCTTCGCGGTCAAGGTACCCATCGTCCCGGTCCACACGTGGCTGCCAGACGCTCACGTCGAAGCGCCGACGCCAGCGTCGGTGATGCTGGCCGGTGTGTTGTTGAAGATGGGGACGTATGCCCTGCTGCGATTCAACTTCACCATGCTGCCCGACGTCGCCGCAGAGCTCGCGCCCTTCATCGCGCTGTTGGCGGCCGTCTCGGTCATCTACGGTGCGATGCTCGCGCTCGCCCAACAGGACCTCAAACGCATCGTCGCCTACTCCTCGATCTCCTCGATGGGCTTCGTCATCCTCGGATTGATCGCCTACACCGAATACGGGCTGGGCGGGGCGACCTTCCAGATGATCTCTCATGGGCTGCTCTCGGGCCTGCTCTTCGCCTGCGTCGGCGTCATCTACAACACGACGCACACGCGGATGGTCGGCGATATGTCCGGGCTCGCCGACCGCATGCCGGTCACGACCGGCATGTTCGTCGCGGGCTCGTTCGGCTACATGGGGCTGCCGTTCATGGCCGGCTTCATGGGCGAGTACTTCATCTTCCAGGGCGCGTTCGCCGCCGACTTCGCCGGGTCGATGGTCTTCACGGCGGTGTCGATGTTCGGCATCGTCATCGTCGCGGGCTACTTCCTCTACGCGATGCAGCGCACCCTCTTTGGAGAGTACCGCCTCGAAACCGACTATCAGGTGGGGCGGGCGGCCGTCCACGACATCGTGCCGCTGGCGGTGCTGGTCGTGTTCGTCATCGTCCTTGGTACTGCGCCGAACATCTTCTTCGACATGATCACCGATGCGGTCGGTCCGATGCTGGGGGGTGGGCTGTAG
- a CDS encoding NUDIX hydrolase — translation MAAENDARVAVDAELDDLDERFGDFELTETTVENDPAFYEHGLDRVRETGMLADASALVYDGRNRVLLVRHPDTPESWVTPGGGYEASDGSLVTTVIREVEEETGVRLAVTDVLFARVETIEHRDEQRSYPMLRLQFAARGDRPASAANDDEILEARWFADPPTDFENNDLTAPRPMETHAEPACRARRTTPRNAKNGRLH, via the coding sequence ATGGCCGCAGAGAACGACGCTCGCGTAGCAGTCGACGCCGAACTCGATGATTTGGACGAACGTTTCGGCGACTTCGAACTCACCGAAACCACCGTCGAAAACGACCCCGCGTTCTACGAGCACGGTCTCGACCGCGTCCGCGAGACCGGCATGCTCGCCGACGCCAGCGCGCTCGTCTACGATGGTCGGAATCGAGTGCTGCTCGTTCGCCACCCCGATACGCCCGAATCGTGGGTGACACCCGGTGGGGGCTACGAGGCGAGTGACGGTTCGCTCGTGACGACGGTGATTCGTGAGGTCGAGGAAGAGACCGGCGTTCGCCTTGCGGTGACGGACGTTCTCTTCGCACGGGTCGAAACCATCGAACACCGCGACGAGCAGCGGTCGTATCCGATGCTCAGGCTGCAGTTCGCGGCTCGCGGCGACAGGCCAGCATCCGCCGCGAACGACGATGAGATACTCGAAGCACGGTGGTTCGCGGATCCACCGACCGATTTCGAGAACAACGATTTAACTGCTCCTCGCCCGATGGAGACCCATGCAGAACCCGCTTGCCGCGCTCGCCGGACGACTCCGCGGAACGCGAAAAACGGACGACTACACTGA
- a CDS encoding NADH-quinone oxidoreductase subunit N: protein MAPLPDWATLAPTLLLALTALVLLVIDSISPHTKNRNLLAGTTLVGTLAALAAAAGLLVTGTGTDGGISIYGGQLIVDGMSLFFTVIFTSVAALVTLASYDYLAGETEQAEYYALVMLATTGMALMASAGSLAVVFVSFELLSLPSYALVAFMKDNRGSVEASLKYLLIGALSSSILLYGISLVYGVTGGLLFETVAENVQNSGLTGMLGIGVLMVLGGFAFKTASVPFHFWAPEAYEGAPGPISAFLSSASKAAGFVVAFRVFTMAFGLDIVSSVDWVLAFQVLAVVTMTLGNFAAATQDNVKRMLAYSSIGQAGYVLIGLAALGGGQNALVLGMSMTHLLVYGFMNTGAFLFIALAEHWEVGRTFEDYNGLGSQAPIACAAMSVFMLSLAGIPLGGGFLSKYFLFGAAVGAGFWWLAGIAIINSVLSLYYYLRVVRALWFEDANGERTIESYPLGLYTAVVAAAVVTVLLIPAFGFVSQPAVDAAAALF from the coding sequence ATGGCTCCGCTTCCCGACTGGGCGACGCTCGCGCCGACGCTGCTGCTCGCGCTCACGGCGCTCGTGCTGCTGGTCATCGACAGCATCAGCCCGCACACGAAAAACCGGAACCTGCTCGCGGGCACGACGCTCGTGGGGACACTGGCCGCCCTCGCCGCGGCGGCCGGGCTGCTCGTCACCGGGACGGGCACCGATGGTGGCATCTCCATCTACGGCGGCCAGCTCATCGTCGACGGGATGAGCCTCTTCTTCACGGTGATCTTCACGAGCGTTGCGGCGCTCGTCACGCTGGCGAGCTACGACTACCTCGCCGGCGAGACCGAGCAGGCCGAATACTACGCGCTCGTCATGCTCGCCACCACCGGGATGGCGCTGATGGCCTCGGCGGGCAGTCTCGCGGTCGTGTTCGTGAGCTTCGAGTTGCTCTCGTTGCCCTCCTACGCGCTGGTCGCGTTCATGAAGGACAACCGCGGCAGCGTCGAGGCCAGCCTGAAGTATCTCCTCATCGGCGCGCTCTCGTCGTCGATCCTCCTCTACGGCATCAGCCTCGTCTACGGCGTCACCGGCGGGCTGCTATTCGAGACGGTCGCCGAGAACGTTCAAAACAGTGGTCTCACAGGCATGCTCGGCATCGGCGTGCTGATGGTGCTCGGCGGGTTCGCGTTCAAGACCGCGAGCGTGCCGTTCCACTTCTGGGCACCGGAGGCTTACGAGGGCGCACCGGGACCGATCTCGGCGTTCCTCTCGTCGGCATCGAAGGCCGCCGGGTTCGTCGTTGCCTTCCGCGTGTTCACGATGGCCTTCGGCCTCGACATCGTCTCCAGCGTGGATTGGGTGCTCGCCTTCCAAGTTCTGGCCGTGGTGACGATGACGCTCGGCAACTTCGCCGCCGCGACCCAGGACAACGTCAAGCGGATGTTGGCCTACTCCTCGATCGGGCAGGCGGGCTACGTGCTCATCGGGCTGGCGGCCCTCGGCGGCGGTCAGAACGCGCTCGTGTTGGGTATGAGCATGACCCATCTCTTGGTCTACGGGTTCATGAACACCGGTGCCTTCCTGTTCATCGCGCTCGCAGAACACTGGGAGGTCGGCCGGACCTTCGAGGACTACAACGGACTCGGCTCGCAGGCCCCGATCGCCTGTGCGGCGATGTCGGTGTTCATGCTGAGCCTCGCCGGCATCCCGCTCGGCGGTGGGTTCCTCTCGAAGTACTTCCTGTTCGGCGCGGCCGTCGGCGCGGGCTTCTGGTGGCTCGCGGGCATCGCCATCATCAACAGCGTGCTCTCGCTGTACTACTACCTGCGCGTGGTCCGCGCGCTCTGGTTCGAGGACGCGAACGGCGAGCGCACCATCGAGAGCTACCCGCTCGGTCTCTACACTGCCGTGGTCGCCGCCGCGGTCGTCACGGTGCTGCTGATTCCCGCCTTCGGATTCGTCTCACAGCCGGCCGTCGACGCGGCTGCCGCGCTGTTCTGA
- a CDS encoding NADH-quinone oxidoreductase subunit J: protein MAALPYETVAFALFALVTVGSAAGVVLMEDVWHSALMLGVALLSVAIHYVMMSAEFLAAMQILVYVGGVLILITFAVMLTRVDDPKEAVS from the coding sequence ATGGCAGCTTTACCGTACGAGACGGTCGCGTTTGCGCTGTTCGCGCTCGTCACCGTTGGGAGCGCCGCCGGCGTCGTCCTCATGGAGGACGTCTGGCACTCGGCGCTCATGCTCGGGGTGGCGCTTCTGAGCGTCGCCATCCACTACGTGATGATGAGCGCGGAGTTCCTCGCCGCGATGCAAATCCTCGTCTACGTCGGCGGCGTGCTCATCCTCATCACCTTCGCGGTGATGTTGACCCGCGTCGACGACCCGAAGGAGGCAGTGTCGTGA
- the nuoL gene encoding NADH-quinone oxidoreductase subunit L: MAAFDYAPAIALLPLASFVIALFAGKYMPKRGALAGILATGGSLVLSIWMAFTVAGGSSYNQVLYTFVSPEAFDLHLGILIDPLAAMMLIIVSLVAFLVHVFSLGYMNDEGEIGLPRYYAGLGLFTASMLGFVLADNLFMAFMFFEMVGLCSWLLIGFWFRDDAPPSAAKKAFLVTRFGDYFFLVGVVAVFATFGTATFAGPESFVRLAEEALAGNAGDVSTFGFSAQTWFAVLGLLVLGGVIGKSAQFPLHTWLPDAMEGPTPVSALIHAATMVAAGVYLVARMYGFYALLPTVLAIIAFIGGFTALFAASMAVVKREIKQVLAYSTISQYGYMMLGLGVGGYVAATFHLMTHAFFKALLFLGAGSVIIAMHHNEDMWDMGGLKDRMPVTYWTFLAGSLALAGIFPFAGFWSKDEVLYEALVHGLNDPLLLGAYAMGLLAVLFTGFYTFRMVLLTFHGEPRSDTARNPHGVGWNVKGPLAVLGVLAVVAGFINMVPVAELTGLEIEFLHKWLEHGITGVNSEHYGELLHDVAGYTAAELSPLIPAVVSLALALAGAGLAYVLYRGPAPDAHTDRLGSLKTLLMSNYYQDEYQVWLANATARVARAADTFDQGVIDGVVNGVSGVSLFSGSRVKRVQTGVVTNYAALLSLGLVALLVVFGLLGGWF; this comes from the coding sequence ATGGCGGCATTCGATTACGCGCCGGCGATCGCGCTCCTGCCGCTCGCCTCGTTCGTCATCGCGCTCTTCGCGGGCAAGTACATGCCCAAACGCGGCGCGCTCGCGGGCATCCTCGCCACCGGCGGCTCGCTCGTCCTCTCGATTTGGATGGCGTTCACCGTTGCGGGCGGCAGCTCCTACAATCAGGTGCTCTACACGTTCGTCTCGCCCGAGGCGTTCGACCTCCACCTCGGAATCCTCATTGACCCGCTCGCGGCGATGATGCTGATCATCGTTTCCTTGGTGGCCTTTCTCGTCCACGTCTTCAGTCTCGGCTACATGAACGACGAGGGCGAGATCGGTCTGCCCCGCTACTACGCCGGTCTCGGGCTGTTCACGGCGAGCATGCTCGGATTCGTCCTGGCCGACAACCTCTTCATGGCGTTCATGTTCTTCGAGATGGTCGGCCTCTGCTCGTGGCTGCTCATCGGCTTCTGGTTCCGCGACGATGCGCCGCCGAGCGCGGCGAAGAAGGCCTTCTTAGTCACTCGCTTCGGTGATTACTTCTTCCTCGTCGGCGTCGTCGCCGTCTTCGCCACCTTCGGAACGGCGACCTTCGCCGGTCCCGAGAGCTTTGTGCGACTCGCCGAGGAGGCCCTCGCCGGCAATGCGGGCGACGTCTCCACGTTCGGTTTCAGCGCACAGACGTGGTTCGCGGTTCTCGGACTGCTCGTGCTCGGCGGCGTCATCGGCAAGTCCGCCCAGTTCCCGCTGCACACGTGGTTGCCCGACGCGATGGAAGGCCCTACCCCCGTGTCGGCGCTCATCCACGCCGCGACGATGGTCGCCGCCGGTGTCTACCTCGTCGCGCGTATGTACGGTTTCTACGCGCTGCTGCCCACTGTGCTCGCCATCATCGCGTTCATCGGCGGGTTCACCGCGCTGTTCGCGGCGTCGATGGCGGTCGTCAAACGCGAGATCAAGCAGGTGCTCGCGTACTCGACCATCTCCCAATACGGGTACATGATGCTCGGGCTCGGCGTCGGCGGCTACGTCGCCGCGACCTTCCACCTGATGACCCACGCCTTCTTCAAGGCACTCCTCTTCCTCGGCGCTGGCTCGGTCATCATCGCCATGCACCACAACGAGGACATGTGGGACATGGGTGGCCTCAAGGACCGAATGCCCGTCACCTACTGGACCTTCCTCGCCGGCTCCTTGGCGCTCGCGGGCATCTTCCCCTTTGCGGGCTTCTGGTCAAAAGACGAGGTGCTCTACGAGGCGCTCGTCCACGGCCTCAACGACCCGCTCCTGTTGGGTGCGTACGCGATGGGCCTGCTCGCCGTGCTCTTCACCGGATTCTATACTTTCCGGATGGTCCTCTTGACCTTCCACGGCGAGCCACGCAGCGACACCGCCAGAAACCCCCACGGCGTGGGCTGGAACGTCAAGGGTCCGCTCGCCGTGCTGGGAGTGCTCGCGGTCGTCGCCGGTTTCATCAACATGGTGCCGGTGGCCGAACTCACGGGACTCGAAATCGAGTTCCTCCACAAGTGGCTCGAACACGGTATCACGGGCGTGAACTCCGAACACTACGGCGAACTGCTACACGACGTCGCGGGCTACACCGCGGCCGAACTCTCGCCGCTGATTCCGGCCGTAGTCTCGCTGGCGCTCGCGCTCGCCGGCGCGGGACTGGCCTACGTCCTCTACCGTGGTCCCGCACCCGACGCACACACCGACCGACTCGGCAGTCTCAAAACGCTACTCATGAGCAATTACTACCAAGACGAGTATCAAGTCTGGCTGGCGAACGCGACCGCACGGGTCGCGCGCGCGGCCGATACGTTCGACCAGGGAGTCATCGACGGCGTCGTCAACGGCGTTTCGGGCGTGAGCCTCTTTTCGGGCAGTCGCGTCAAGCGCGTCCAAACTGGTGTCGTCACCAACTACGCCGCGCTGCTCTCGCTCGGACTGGTGGCGCTGTTGGTGGTCTTCGGCCTGCTCGGGGGGTGGTTCTGA
- a CDS encoding HesB/IscA family protein codes for MSTAATADETPTIEVSETAAEQALDLLDGEGMDTGVAGLRLFVQQGGCAGLSYGMRFDGEPEADDQVYEHHDLRVFVDPASMNYIGGSVLDFEGGLQGAGFHVENPNVVSECGCGESFRT; via the coding sequence ATGAGCACGGCTGCAACCGCCGACGAGACACCGACGATCGAGGTCTCGGAGACCGCCGCCGAGCAGGCGCTCGACCTCCTCGACGGCGAGGGCATGGACACCGGGGTCGCTGGCCTCCGCCTGTTCGTCCAGCAGGGTGGCTGTGCGGGTCTCTCCTACGGGATGCGCTTCGACGGTGAACCCGAAGCCGACGACCAAGTGTACGAACACCACGACCTCCGGGTGTTCGTCGACCCCGCGAGCATGAACTACATCGGCGGCAGTGTCCTCGACTTCGAGGGCGGTCTCCAGGGCGCTGGCTTCCACGTCGAAAATCCGAACGTCGTCAGCGAGTGTGGCTGCGGCGAGTCGTTCCGAACATAG
- a CDS encoding alpha/beta fold hydrolase, giving the protein MQNPLAALAGRLRGTRKTDDYTDRPMLDVAHEIRENPRTIECRDGRALGYADCGDPAGDPLVVFHGFPNSRVFGALLDQAGRERGLRIIAPERPGLGVSDPLPNRTVADWPADVADLAAALDLDSFPVLGVSGGGPYAAACAADLSNVEHAAIVCGLAPLESVGLGDRLPFLLAEHARPLATLSLCADGRRARKNPEKYLALRAAASAAVDEKRWRGEIGQVLLASGLEATAHHGYGPLTTDLAVPAREWGIDLATIDVPVSLWYGKDDHIVPLSMGVHYTERIPTAESHIYPNQGHLSVVDGNQERILDSLVGS; this is encoded by the coding sequence ATGCAGAACCCGCTTGCCGCGCTCGCCGGACGACTCCGCGGAACGCGAAAAACGGACGACTACACTGATCGCCCGATGCTCGACGTGGCCCACGAGATCCGCGAGAACCCACGCACCATCGAGTGTCGGGACGGCCGGGCGCTCGGCTACGCCGACTGTGGCGACCCCGCTGGCGACCCGCTGGTCGTCTTCCACGGCTTCCCGAACTCGCGGGTGTTCGGCGCACTCCTCGACCAAGCGGGCCGCGAGCGGGGGCTGCGAATCATCGCGCCCGAGCGCCCCGGTCTCGGGGTCTCGGACCCCCTACCGAACCGAACGGTCGCCGACTGGCCCGCCGACGTGGCCGATCTGGCCGCGGCGCTCGACCTCGATTCGTTTCCGGTACTCGGCGTTTCCGGCGGCGGGCCCTACGCGGCCGCCTGTGCCGCCGATCTCTCTAATGTCGAGCACGCGGCCATCGTCTGCGGGCTCGCGCCGCTCGAATCGGTGGGTCTCGGCGACCGATTGCCCTTCCTGCTGGCCGAGCACGCCCGGCCGCTGGCGACGCTTTCGCTGTGTGCCGACGGCCGCCGCGCTCGCAAGAACCCCGAAAAGTATCTCGCCTTGCGCGCCGCGGCGAGTGCCGCGGTGGACGAAAAGCGCTGGCGCGGCGAGATCGGGCAGGTATTACTCGCAAGCGGTCTGGAAGCGACGGCTCACCACGGCTACGGCCCGCTCACGACGGATCTCGCGGTGCCCGCCCGCGAGTGGGGGATCGACCTCGCGACCATCGACGTTCCCGTCTCGCTGTGGTACGGCAAGGACGACCACATCGTGCCGCTTTCGATGGGTGTTCACTACACCGAGCGGATCCCGACTGCCGAGAGCCACATCTATCCGAATCAGGGCCACCTCTCCGTCGTCGACGGCAACCAAGAGCGGATCCTCGATTCGCTCGTCGGCAGCTAG